Genomic segment of Arachis stenosperma cultivar V10309 chromosome 4, arast.V10309.gnm1.PFL2, whole genome shotgun sequence:
aatcgACTGCACTTGAGTTTTCACCATTTTTATAGTTTGGACAATGATTCTTAGAAAGAGAAGAGATACGGGtttatatgaaaaaaagataaatacgTCACTGAGAGAAAATTAAATATCTTgctttttagaaaataaaacacgtttttatatttttaattagtcaaatatttatttgttttcgaaataaaaagttaaaggatttatttatattatataggCATATAGCTGAATTTTTgttaagaagaaaaaagaaaattaaaaggtGTATTTTTGCATAGCTTATAactaattaatcttgaggtagaaACACTAATTATATTAATGCCTTTGGGTACATAATGAATTAACAAGGAATGAAAAAAGATTAAACTAATAAGGATACTTAGCTTAATTAATATAAGTGTGTGTTGGACACATGAATAGATAGAAGGGTAAGTGGTGGTTTTGCATTGTGTTATTCGAGTTGTCTTGTGTGGTAGGCAGCAAGAATCAAATTCCCCCAAGAACAAACTTTCACAAATGATGTCTTCTAATTTACTATTATGCTTTACTACTTTTTAAATAAAGTTTCATTGCAACATTCTCCTCCAGCGTTTTTCATTTTCCTCGAAGGTTCAATACATAATTCATGACCGTATCACGAATGTTCAAgaaagattatatatatatatatttttcaaattttaaaatatatacaatagtctcaacatttaattttaatagaCAATAATCACAATATAGTTAATCAATTAGTCATTCACGATGATTGTTAATATAGAATGTTAATTTATATGCGTAGCTGCCTTAAATCAGTCTTAAGAATGAAGTGCAAATCGGTCTACATGTTAATATTTTATGTCAACATTTACAATTATTGATAacaaatcaaattataaaaaaactGTATTGTCTAAcagaaataaatattaatttttttatatattttttaaaatttaacagACTAATTAAAATGttcaatattaaaaatttcgataattacttttatcttttatttattacaatgttatttgaaattttagaaaaatcacTTAAATTGAGTAAATACTCCACCCGATTCCTGACAATTACTTCGAAAGGACTACGAGACCTCAAAAAAAACATCAAACCCTGTCTTTGATTTTTTTAGAAACCGATTATTTCctgtgcaaaaaaaaaaatattgacttTTGTTGGCATAGGGACTAATTAGTCCCATAAAAATAAAGCTCAAGAGTCgagtcaaatttttttttaagaatctCGTTGTCTTTCAAAGTAATTGTAAAGGccgtttaaattttttttttttcccactTAGATTCTAGTGGTGATGATATATACATTAGTTTGAAGAGAAGTTATACTTCGCtcccaaaaaagaaaagaaaaggaaatagACTCTTCCTCTAATAATAGAAAGCCTTAtcaaagagagaaaaaaaaaatacttatttattAGAAACTCACTAAAATTATTATAAGCCGAAACTACCAAAATCCCATACgtgatataaaaaaaaaaggtacaTCCTATGTATATATAATTGACTCATTTTTCCACCAAATAAACATGTTGTTATTGTTACATGATGGAGCATGAATTAACGTTGTCTTCATTGAAGAAGTTTAAGAGTTGATCTTGAGTGTCTTGTGAAGAAGTAGGAAATGTTTGAGAGGTTCGGACACAATTGGGAGGTGCCCTTTTATCATAAACACCCGAAGCATGCGGATATGTCACAACATGTTGTGGAACATATGGCCAAAATTCTGCTCTTTTTTTACCCGTTTCTTTTACCCTCTTCAACACCTTGTTTGCATCCACATAACCATTCACGCttactttgctttcttttctgtttATATTCACTGATTTCACTCCTACCAAATATAATCAACAAGTAAGTATACAAATTAAATCATGCCTTTGCATAATTTGGGTTGGTCAAAGAAAATGTACGTATAAATAATAGTCTTATTGTGTAATACATGATAGTACACAATAATTGTATAGTTTAATTTATGGTGAAAACTCAGATACAG
This window contains:
- the LOC130977019 gene encoding heavy metal-associated isoprenylated plant protein 21-like isoform X2; translated protein: MDCDGCERKVRNAVATMRGVKSVNINRKESKVSVNGYVDANKVLKRVKETGKKRAEFWPYVPQHVVTYPHASGVYDKRAPPNCVRTSQTFPTSSQDTQDQLLNFFNEDNVNSCSIM
- the LOC130977019 gene encoding heavy metal-associated isoprenylated plant protein 21-like isoform X1 codes for the protein MGALDYIFYFCTVPTTKRKLKSMQTVEIKVKMDCDGCERKVRNAVATMRGVKSVNINRKESKVSVNGYVDANKVLKRVKETGKKRAEFWPYVPQHVVTYPHASGVYDKRAPPNCVRTSQTFPTSSQDTQDQLLNFFNEDNVNSCSIM